The genomic segment ACCTTGGCATAGCCCCTGGTCCGCGCCGTCTGCAGGATGAGGTGGGTCCTAGAGGACAAGGTGATGCCAGCTCAGAGCTACCGTGCCACACCTGGTGCTGATTATGGTCAGGATCAGCCCCTCACCGCAGCATCTGCAGAAGCTCCTCTCTTGCCGTCGACGTCTCCACGGCCTCAAAGAGCCGTAGCAGCTCCtgggtgcgggcagcagcgggcaGGCGGGAGGCAGCCGGGTCCCCCACTGGGGCGCTGAGGCTGGGTGGCGAGGTGCCATCGTCCCGGTCCCCctcctgccgctgctgctggATGAAGCCCTCCACGGCCTCCTTGTAGGAGGGGCCAGGTTCTCCGGaaccccccggccccggccgcaaGATGGATGCGGGCAGCTCCAGCGCCTGCAGGGCACGGATCAGGGTGGGGCTGGCGGCAGCCAGGCacatccccctgccccagcgtgTCACCACTGCCACCCCGTACCTGCTCCAGGTGGGCCAGGTGATAGGGGAAGCCAGTCGCCTGCAGCAGGGTCTCTATGCGGGCCAGGCTCTGCTCCCGCTGCGCCGGGCTCTGCCCAAGCACTGCTCCCTCTGCAAGGCAGGCGGGCAGCACCGGGGCCACCGCCGTGGTGAGAAGGGGGCACCTACCTCTCACCCCTCCAGTGAGGGGGACACCCTGGggtgccacagcctggctgggcTTGGTGGAAGCCCCCAAGCCCTGGCATGGTGTACATGGACCCTACactgggtgcaggcagcagggcagggaacaCGCAGTGGGGCCAATCCTTACCGTCAACGTAGATGAGGCTGGGGATGAAGCGGAGCCTCTTGGCTGTCTCCCGGCTGAGCCCCTGGCAGAGGCACAGGGTGAAGGGGGTGGGTGAGCCATGCCTCCCCAGACACCCCCCGTCATCCCCACTCTCACCTCCTGGACCTGCCGGAGCATGGCGCTGGAGGATGGCCCCCCCGACAGTGCCAGCAGCACCTGCATGGACAGAGGGATGGTCACTGGCCCTGGAGGTGCCACTGGGGTCTCCCTGATGTCCATGTCCCATCCCCCCCAGGTACCTTCTCTCCTGGGAAGATGACACGGTTCTTGCCCAGCATTGCGCGGAACTTGTGCACGAAGTACTCACGGAAGCAGCCACTGCAGGGACGCAGGGATGTGGGGGCACGGCCCTGAGCCGTGGCGTGTCCCATGGCCCCCAGCCCGCGTGTCCCCAAGCCCCACATCTCCAAGCCTCAATGTCCCTGAGACCCGATGTCCCCAAGCCACAATATGCCCTGCTGTCCCCAAGCCCCCTGTCTCCAGGCCCTGCTGCTCCCAAGCCTTTATGTTGTTGAGACCCACTGCCCCACGCCGTGCTGTCCCCAAGCCCCAATGTCCCCAAGCCCCAATGTCCCCGGTCCCGGTCCCTCACCGGCAGAAGGCGTCCCCGAGGCGGATGACGAGGGCGGCAGAGCCCTGCCCGCACTTCACGCAGGGTCGTGGGTGGCTGCGGGGACACAGGCGGTCACCGGGCTGAACCGGGGACACCGGCACCCCAGGGTGGTACTGGGCGGGGGGGTGGCGATCCCAGTCCTCAGGGCAGCACCAGGGGGTACCGGGAACAGTACTAGGGGGGGTACGGAAAGCAGCACCGGGAGACACCGGGGAGATACCGAAGGAGTACCGGGGGGATACTGGGGGTAGCACCAGAGGGGGATTGGTGGCAGCACCAGGCGCAGCCCTGGGGGATACCGGAGGGATAATGGGGACGGTACCAGGGGGGTACCGGAATGATAACGGGGACAGAACCGGAGGCACCTCCAGGGAGTACCGGAGGGATACCAGGAACAGTACGGGGGGGGACCGGGGCGATACCGGGGGGGTTCCCGAGGGTAGGACTAGGGGGGTACTGGGGCGAGTCCCGGGGAGGTAGCAGAGGCAGCAAGGGGGGAACACCCAGGGGGTACCGGGGCCGGTACCGCGACCAGCCCGGGTCCCGTCTCGGGCTCCCACCTGTGTCCGGGGGCGCGGCGGCGCCGTGCCGATGCCATGTCCGCCCCGCACCCTCCATCCTCCCCCGCCGCCTCGCACATGGCGGTcccggctcggcccggcccggcccggcccgtcaGCCTCCGCTGGCGTCGCGCAGCGATGACGCGCCGGCGCGCGGTGACGTCAGGGCACCGCCCCGTGccatcgccgccgccgccgccgccatgttCCGGAGCCTGCTGGTGGCGGCGGCGCAGCGGCCCCAGGCCCCGGGCGGGCCCCCTCGGCCGgcgccccccgccggccccgccgccgagGCGCTGGAGGCGCAGTTCAGCTGCCCGATCTGCCTGGAGGTCTTCCACCGCGCCGTCGGCATCGCGGGATGCGGGCACACGTGAGacgggggccggggcggcggggactCCCCCACCCCGGCCTGTCCCAGGCCCCGGGGCCGGACCCGTGGCGCTCCCTGGGCGCCCCCCGGGCGCCCCCCGTGCACTGGCACCCTTCCGGGCGTGCTGCCCTGTGACCCCATCCCGGCACCGGGACCCCCgtcccacccccccatcccGGCACCGGGACCTCCGTCCCACCACCACCCCTAAGCCCGGTACAGAGACCCCATCCCACCCTCTCAGCCAGGTATGGGGGCCCCTATCCCACCCCCTCAGCCCGACACCGGCACCCCCATCCCACTTCCCCACCATCCAAGCCTAGTTCCGGGACCCCATCCCCATTACTTGGTCCTTCCCGGTACCGGGACCcacatcccacccacccccgTCCCGGAACTAGGACCCCCACCCCTCAGCTCGCACCTGGACCCCCCTTCCAGCCTGGTGCTGGGACCCctgtcttttctcctcccttcagCCCGGTACCAGGATCCTCCGTCACCCCTCCAGCCCGGTATTGGGGCCCCCTAGCCCACCCCCCCCCGGGTGGTGCTtggcctccctccctcctgctcggCCCTGGgacccccatcccaccccaagCTGCGCTGCCTAGCATCTtgcccccatcccacccccttcccctcctggaCTGCTGGGTGCTGCCCTGTACCCCCACCATGTCCCCCAGCCCGGACCTGGCATGGAGTCCCCCACTgacccctccagccccagcccccttCTCCCTCTGTACCCAGACCTGGCTCCTGCCCCCAGGATCACCCCCAGactctgctcccagcaccccgGCAGTGCCAGCTGGGGTCTCACCGGGGTGGAAATCCTCCCCTGACCCCTCAGTCTGGGCCACCCATAGGTGCTGTGCCCTGCTCCCTAGggagaggctgcccagggtgcTCCTACATGGCTCCCGCTTGTCCCCCCAGCATTTTGGTGACACCTTGGACCTCTTTCACTGCCCTTTTCTGGGGCACCTTGGTCTCCTGTTGAGGTCACGGCTTTGCTTGGCGCCCCAGCACAGTCTGGCTTCCCTCGCATCAttttggggctggggggtgatgctggggagctggggcaaGGGGCACTGTGACTTTGCCCCCCCGTGACTGTTCCCAGCGCAGCGGCAGAGGCTTTAGAAGCGTTTCATTCCCCCGTTCTGGGTGACGTGAGCTGggtgggcaggcagaggggacGGGGATGCTGTGACGATTGACTTTGTGGGGACTCAGCCAGTTTGCCTCGTGCCCAGGGGCACCTTCCTGtgcttcctctctgctctgaTTTCTCATCTGCGCTCCTGCAGGCGTGAGAACCTTGGGAGGAGGTGAGCCAGGCTCTGAGGAGCTCGCTCTCTTTATTCCTGCGCGGCCTGGATGCTCGGCACCAGTTTTTGTCTGGCTCCATTCATGTCTGCTCCCGGCTGTGGATCTCAGAGCAGCGGCATTGTCTGAGCAGTGGCTGCGTGTGGAGGGAGCTCCTCTGGGGCTTGGACTGTACCTGCCCTCCCCACACCCTCTCCCAAACTCCCAGTTCTGCCCAGTTCTCCCAGTGGGGCTGCCAATCCCTGGGTTTTGGGGCTGCCCTTCAGCCTGGGGTGCACAGGAAGCCCTGAGAACGGGTGTGCCCCAGGGCTAGGGTCCcgcttcccctcctcctcctgggctgGGCCGCTCACCGCTGCTCTCTGTGCCCCCAGGTTTTGCGGGgagtgcctgcagccctgcctccaAGTTCCATCCCCGCTTTGCCCACTCTGCCGCATGCCCTTTGACCCCAAGAAGGTGGAAAAAGCTTCCAGTGTGGAGAAACAGCTGTCGTCCTACAAAGCTccctgcagaggctgcagcaagaAGGTAAAGTTCACAGGGGGAAGGCTGCCTGTCTCTGTCCTGCGTGGGCACAGCTTCATTTGGCTGCCAATGCCGCAGCCGTGGTGCTGGGAGAGTGAGGCCACTTGCTTAGCGGAGTCCCCTGTTCGGTGGGTCCCCAAACCGCGCCTGCGAGGTGTGGTGTCCCCTGCGTGTCCCGGCTGCTGCCCtaagctggggagcagggctgcgTGGAGATGAAGGCACTCTCTCCTCGCTGCCTTTGTCAGCAGACTGGAGCTATTATTAGACAATGGGGACCTTCAAAGGCAGGCTGAGGTTTTCCTGCAACAGGGGAGAGGCTGAGAcaaaccagctctgctgctgcttctgatgaGGGTAAGGACTTAGGCCTTGCTTAAGGTGCCATGATCCTGACAGCCGCAGGGGAGCTGAACCAGCAGCGTGGCTTGGCCCAGCCCGGGGCAGTCTGGTCTGGGACGCTTCAGGGACTGGCCATGATTCACGGTGCGTCTGCGCTGATGCATTTTTTGGCTTCCGTTAACTTCGGGGATCTTCTTGTAACACCCTGGGCGCGGCCCAGGAGCGATCCTGTACAGTGTCAGAGCAGTTTGGGGTTTCTGCCTGTCAGCAGTTCcccttttgcaaagaaaaatggagCAAATGCTACAATAATGCAGCGTGGGTGGCTTGTGTGTGACCTCTGGGGACACGTGCAGTGAGCATGCAGCCCTACATCTCCGTCCTGTGAGGAGGGATGGGCTGGCGCAGCGTTTCTGCGCTGGTGTGGGTCATCCTGCATAGAGCAGTGTTCGCTCTGACGTCGGTCGACCAAAACTGCTCTCCCAGGCTGTGGCAGAGGCTCCAGCGTTGTGTCCGGAGGGTGTTCCTGCAGCCTCTGGGAACGTTTCTTCTTCCCTTGTTCTCCAGGTGACCCTCGCAAAAATGCGTTCTCATGTCTCGTCCTGCGCGaaggtgcaggagcagatgGCCAACTGCCCCAAGTTCGTTCCAGTTGTCCCCACGTCCCAGCCTATTCCCAGGTACTGCCGCGCGCTGGCTAGGGAAACATGTCCCTCCTTGCAGACTTCACCGGCGCTCCCCTCCCTTAAAAACCCTGAAATCCAagcatgtgttttattttcccctggGCAATCACAGGGAGAAACATCAGCACCTTTCCCTCCTGGCGTCGGCAGCCCCTGCGCTGCCCTGTGTTTCCGTGCGTGACGTGGGAGGAAGGACTGACCAAACCAGGGTGGTTCAGCTTGCAGCTGGGGTGGGAACGGGGGCAGCTGGGTTAGTTTGGGAAGAGTCGATCCAGTCCCTTCTCCGGGGATCTGAGCTCGTCCTTGCTCTCTTTAGCAATATTCCCAATCGCTCGACATTTGTGTGCCCGTACTGTGGGGCCCGGAACCTGGaccagcaggagctggtgaAGCACTGCATGGAGAACCACCGCAACGACCCCAACAAAGTGGTGAGCAGTGCTGGGGCGGGCTGGTTCTGTGCGGGGTAACTCCTGGAAATCCAAATACACCATAGGTGATACTGCATCTGAGGCCACTggcacacagagctgctgctgcacatgaAGTACAGCTGTATTTTCAGCTTGTTTAGTTTGCTTTAAATCCTTTTGACGGGAGGCGGGGACGTgcctctgcttgctttgctaGAGGCTCTCTGGAACGAGCTGCCTACCTCCCCCTGTGCCTGCGAGCTGGGTGGTGCAGGatttcctctccccatccctgctgggTTGACTGAGGTGGGGAACTTGCAGCTCTGGTGCGGTCTCAGAGGTGTTTGTGCATGTGCAAGTAACTTGTCAGGGGGCTAAAAGCAACTGTGGCCACATGCCAGAGGGTCTGTGCACCAAGGGATCTgctggggggagtggggggaccCTTATCTAGGATATCCTCTGCAGGACACTCTCTATGAGAGAGGGGCACTTCTATTTACTTATCCCTTGTGTTGTGGCTGCGCTGGCCTTCCCAGGAGGTAGAGGCAGAGGAGTCTGTGCCCAGAGTCACGGTTCCCCTTTGTCCCTGCCCGCTGCAGGTGTGCCCAGTCTGCTCAGCCATGCCCTGGGGTGACCCCAGCTACAAGAGCGCCAACTTCCTCCAGCACCTCCTCCACAGGCACAAGTTCTCCTACGACACCTTCGTGGTGAGTACGGCCCTGAGCCGAAACAGAGTCATCTTCCCCTTGCCCTGCCCTCAGCGGCTGGGAGGTGAAACcagcccttcccttcccgtgCCACGACCAGCCCGTCCCGCCGTGCAGCCCctcaggaggggaaggggatggATCCTCCTTTGGGCTTTGCGGGAGGCACGCAGCACACGTGCAGCCCTACTTGGGAGACCCCCTCGGGAGTGGGGCTGGGCTCCCCAGGGGCTGCTCGAGCTGGTCATCATCAGGCACACCAGGAAAAAACATCtctgaaggaggaggggaaaatgtTACGCTCTCTGTGAAGATGGGTTATTGTTTCCTCCGCCTGCTCCACTAAACTCTTCCCCTGAGGAACTGTAACACAAAAGCCCTTTTCTTTGAGGCTTTCAGAAGTAGTGGGAGGGGAGTAGCCCATCCTCGGGgcttgggggtgctggctgctgcacGTGGGGGACATCCACGGCCGCCCTCTCTGACCCCTCGCTGTGTGGGGTAAGGGTGTGATTGCccagccttggctgcagggaCTGAGGGAAGGTTTTGTTACCATCCTGCTTTTATTGCAGGGGCATTAGACTTCAGGGAAAGGAACCTCCAGCTATTTACAGGGAAATATCCCCGCTTAGGGAGCGATTGCTGTGTTGCATAAACCCAAACTGGAGCACTGGAGAAGCCTGTGGCTTTGCTAGAAAGCTTTGCCCTTTGGCCACAGCTCCTTGCATGGGCGTGTTTCATCCCTGCCCACTGCCAGGTCTCAGAGCAGGGCTGACAGTGGCAGATTCCAGGCAGGAGAGGGACCGTGGGTGCAAAGGACACCCCAAAAAAGCATGGTGTTCCTGGGACCTGTTTGCCAGAGGAGATGGAGGCTCACAGCCTCGGGAGGATGATGAGCAGGAAGGGCTCCACACCACAGCCAACCCCATGCTTGACTGGAGGCTGCGTGGCCTGGCCGTGCCAGCTCTCCTGACCGCCCCTCtctattgtttttctttttaggactATAACATCGATGAGGAGGCAGCGTTGCAGGCTGCCCTGGCGCTGTCGCTCTCTGAGAACTGAGGGTGGCTGTGGAGAATCGGTTCAGATCCCCATCACACCTGCATCTCCTTTTGCACACTCGGCCTTCCTACCAGGGCGGCACGGAGCTCATCAACCCCCCCGGCACCCCTGGAGACCCACTGCCgcctctcttccctctcttctctgggcaAATCCCACCTTGTTTAAGGAGGTGGAGTCTCTTCAGTGTTGCGCCAGACCGGTGAGCGAGCAGAGACGTCTGCTactgggagaagagaggagtCGGCACCGAAGGGCTGGGATCGTTCCTCGGTTAAGCATTTCATATCCGTATACGGATTATATATACCTGTATCCAGATCTATTTATTATTAGATGCTTTTTGGCACCGCCTGTCTTCACGCTCTCTGTTGCAATTGAATAGGTACGTGAAACTATGATGCGTTTTAGGCAGAAATGCCCTGGTTTGAAACTGCAATCACCCATGTcctttttgaaaaggaagaaaatggcacggagcatctttttttaaaccctaCAAGGCTATTTCCAGAGACGTCGGTCTGTCCCGTTCCCCgcgctgcaggcaggagctgcctcctTTGTCTCCTACTGCGCAGGCCAGGCTGAAGCCCGGGGCGAGACGGTTGCCCTCGCATGCCCTGTGATGGCAGTGGGTTCGGAGGAGTCCGCGGGGATGGTGTCTGGCGTCCAGTGAAACTCTCACCTTCCTCGTTTTGTACCGGCTCTTGTGATACTGAGATCTTGCATTTTTCTACGTTGATCGGCATGATGCCTTTTCCACGTTTTATAGAGCGGGAACAGAAGCTGTTACTCTTCACACTGCAATATCCGTCACTGGGACAAGAGTATTTTTATGGAACATTATtaagaaagtatattttttaaaaaaagaacccaaacaaaCGAACATGCTGTGGATTTGAAATcgggtgggaggcaggagccAGGTTCCGGGCCAGCGGGTGGGACTCTAGGGGGGCCTGTGGGGAGCGTGTGGGTGTCCTCGTCGGTTATTTCTGGGCCGTTCCCTTCCCTTGTCAGCACGTTTCTCCGCAGCGGGTGgtgagggaggagaggcaggaggcGTGGGTGCTGAGCGGCTCGCCCGGCTGCCTTTtcaaggagcagcagcaccgCTTGCGTTCTCCAAGAGCTGCTTGGCCGGCCGTGCTCTCTGAGCTGCTGGCCCTCTCCGGGACGCGTGGTCGGGCTCGGGATGGCTTAACCCTTGCAGGCGGAGCTCCATGGCAGGGCTGGATGCAGctgcgggcggggagcggcgggttTCTGCCTGCGAGCGTGCGGTGAGGGAGCGGGGAGGTTCGTTGTGGCGTGCTGGCGCTCGGTGCCGAGCAGCTGGGTTGTGTCTGGGCTGTGGGTGTGCGGGAGGGGTGTCTGCCCGTGCAGGATCCCATCCCCGACGCTGAGCATCCTGTCCCCTGAAGTAGGGGATTGCACATCCCTTTCCCAGGTCTCTCCCTGGGATTAGGGCTCACCTGGGCAGATGTTGATCCGAGAGATGCTCCATAGCATCCTGGTGATCTCTCCCACCTGGTCcccttcctctctgccctgcctgtTGCTGGTGGAgtttgctgctgggctgggagagggtgGAAGGGAGATGTCCTCCTCCAGGCCTtgggcaggctgctgccagcctcagCACGGTGCCCCTGTGCAGCAGAAATTGCATCCCATCTGAAGGGacgctgctggtgctgggggcGAGGAGCTTTGTGCTGGGACCCTGCCACCCTTTGGGGTCACAACAGCAACGAGGTCAGGCCAAGGCTCACGGTGAGGAACCGCGAGGAGGTGGTGATTCACGATACCCGCAGACCTGCCGTGATGCCTTCCAGCAAGGGTTTGCAGTGAAGAGGTGTGGGAGAGCAATCTCTGCATGTCCCTGCTCGGAGAAGCACCCTGCCATGGGTTATCCAAGCCCCTGGCTCCAGCTGTGCTCTAGCAATACTGTCTTGGTTTTTAACTTTTGATTTAAATAGTACTGGGTGTTTTCTGGGGGCTGCGAGCTCCCCTGTGCCGCTGGCAGCCCCACGAGGAGTGTGCAGAGACCATCCGCTCCCCTGGCAGAGGACAAGAAAAGGGCtagagctgctctgctcccctcaACTTGAACCAGGCtagagaggagggagggggtcTTCTCGTATCAGCACAGCGTTGCTACATGgccctggtgggatggagagCACTGGCATCTCCCAAAAGGGACCCAAGAGGATTTCCCTGTCCCCTTCTCAGCTGGGACCCTCAGGTCCCGGCGCAGCCTCCATCAGAGCTCACTTGCAGGGAGCTCCCTGCCTCTGGGACAGCACTATTAACCTCtctgtctccttccttcctcctcctcttcctttttgccCCACAACGCCAGACAAGGGGCAGCAACAGCTGCTTTTGTAAAGCACTTTAAGGCCCAGGGTGCGAGGGCGCAGGCAGGCGCTGCGCCGCACGGGCAccccctgcctctccccactTTGCATGGGGGCTGGGGTCCGGCTCTGCCCGCTGCCAgccgggccgcgccggggcTCCCACCGTGCCGCCGGCCGTGCTCGTCCGTGTGTTACCCGCGCCTTTTTGCGTAACTAGAACTTTTAATGAGACCTACTGTTTTTTGAACAAAATCAACAACGTATTTGTAGCAAACCATTTTTCTCAATAAAGGCAGTTTCATCCACAGGTGGCCTCCCTGTGCGCTCTCTGCCGTGGCTGCGGGGTGCAGGGCTCAGCTTGCGGCGGGTGCCCCCCAACCTTGGCTTATCTGGGCTGCTCCTTCTCCAAACACTGGGCTCATCTTTACAGCTTCATCCCCAACTCATCGACTCCTCCCATTAACGGCAGCGGTGCCGCTGCTGCCGTGGGGTTTGGCAATGCCATTTCAccaccccagccctcctccctgcccgGGGCTCCCCCAGccattttcttcccccagatcaAGCACTTCACAACCCGCTGTCCCAGTGCTGGCTGTTGCCAAACCTGCCAGGGGgatccccctgcaccccccagctgcgtgtgccGCTGCCAGCAGCTGTGTCCTGGTGCTCGGAGGACGCGTGGAGGACGCTTGGCACCACGCGCCGTCCCCCAGAGCCTCGCTGGGCGCTGGCCAGGGGAATGCGGCGGGTGTTTCTTCTCCGGGTGTCCCGGGGAGGTGTCTTGGCTCCGAGCCCCCGTGGGGCTGTCGGGGTTCCccaggggcacaggctggccCTGTGCAGCGGATCCCTCCAGCCTGGGGCATGGACTGCACCTGTGTCCCCCTCCCTGAGGGACCGATCCTgggggcagctgctggtgtcCCCTTGGAGGGGTACGGGGGATCACCCTTGTCCTGGCGCTGGCCAGAGCGTGGCTACTGTCCCCGGGGGCAGTAAAAGTCTTGGGGATACAGCGGCCAGGGCTCATCTTCCCAAACAGCCCCTGCTAGGCTTTCTGGGAGGGCACTGTGGCCGAGGGGATGGACATGTGGCTGTGCAGTCCCACTGGTGACTGCGCCTATCCCTGTGAGGAGAAGGGGTGTCGGGGGGTCCCTGCGAGCCAAGGTGCCTGCCCCATCCTACCCCGGGGGGGGTCACGCCGGGTATGAGCCAGCCCCACCGGGCAGGGGGATGCTGTGGGCGGCAGGAGCCCATCTGCAGGGCACGTGGGGTGGCCGTGCTGGGGGACAGGGCTGTCTCCAACGCCGTCCCTTGCACCTGCAGCGCTGCGTGCTGGCGGCCAAGGCCAGCCCTCGGGCAGCGGTTggccccggggctccccgggggCTGCCCATGCTAATGAGCCGCGGGGCCTTATGGCACCTGCTGGCACCCGCGGGGACACGGCGCGGGGACACGGCACAGGgacacagccctgcctggcctGCCCATCGCCATGCCCCGCTCCTTCCTGGTGAAGAAGCCCTCCAGCACCCGCATCCCCAACTATGGCCAGCTCGACACCCGTGCTCATGGTAAGGCTGCACAGCTCCGCCTGCACCGGGGACCCCGGGACCcccctcagctcctgctgccaccCCATGCCCGGCGGTGGGCAGGGGGTCCCCGGCTGGCCTTTGGGTGATGACCTGTGCCACGATGCCGGGGGCCCCCCTGGCTCTgagctccctgctgccagccaggcagAGATGCTGGTGACAGTGCTGGGGATGGGTGAGAATTGGAGTCACCCGGAGGCTTTCCAAGGGCTGGGCACGTGGGAGCCTCCCCTCCAACATACCCCCATCCTCCCGACCCATATGGggtccctgagctgctgggggtggggcaggggcaggtcAGTGGGTGCTTGCCAGCATGGTGTCTGCCTCCCCCCAGCCATGGGGATGCCCGGATTATGGGGTTCATCCAGCCCCAGGTGAGCTGGCACCTGGCACAAGCTGGGCTCCGGCAGGCACTGGGGGTGTCTGTGACTCTCCTTTAGGGGGGAAGGACTGGTTTTGCAGTGGGTGCATTGGTTAAGCCGTGCCTGCTTCAGCAGAGGGGGAACCTGGTACAGATGAGCCCCTGCTGAGTGCCTGACCCCTGGGGAGCTCAAGGGACTGGGTGGGCACCCTGGCTGCCATCCCTCATCCCTTAACCCCACTCCTCGCTCCCACAGAGCTCGACAGCTTGTGTGACTGTGGGGGGCTTCTCTCCCAACGCTGCCACCAGCCCCCTGcgccccctgctcccccctgcCTGCAGGACCACCTCCTCACCTGCTTCGCCCTCCCATTGCCCCCTGACGCCAAGGCTCCCGCTGTCCCGATGGGCACCCGGAGCCCAGGCACCCCCCTGAAGGACACCCAGACCCTCAACCTGCCCCTGCGGCGGCGGAGCTTCAGCTGCCGGCACTGCACCCGGGCGTACGCCAGCCTGGGCGCCCTGAAGATGCACATCCGCACCCACACGCTGCCCTGCCTCTGCCGCCTCTGCGGCAAAGCCTTCTCCCGgccctggctgctccagggACACATCCGCACCCACACAGGTAAGGATGGGACCCCCCCGCCTGCTGCTGGCCCCGCCGGCACTTCTGCTTTTTGGGGTTGATGGGTGCAAAATCGCCGTCTGTCTGGGCTCAGCATCGCTTGCTCTCTGGGAGGGACCTGCCTGGGGTGGGCGCAGCAGGGGATCCCGGTGCTGGCTGGGGTGCTGGCACACACCCTGAGTCCTGTGGGACACCCCACGGCAGGTGCCACTGTAATATTGCCCATTGGGAAGGCACTGATGGGATGTGGGGTCTCCTGGGAAGCACTAGGGGGTCTGTGATAGACATGGGGAAAGGATGAGAGCAGCATGGGAGTGGACAGGGCACAGGGGTTCGGGGGGATGTTGGATATGGGGGTGGCCCTGACCGCATGTCCTGCAGGG from the Phalacrocorax aristotelis chromosome 8, bGulAri2.1, whole genome shotgun sequence genome contains:
- the RNF166 gene encoding E3 ubiquitin-protein ligase RNF166 isoform X2, which codes for MPFDPKKVEKASSVEKQLSSYKAPCRGCSKKVTLAKMRSHVSSCAKVQEQMANCPKFVPVVPTSQPIPSNIPNRSTFVCPYCGARNLDQQELVKHCMENHRNDPNKVVCPVCSAMPWGDPSYKSANFLQHLLHRHKFSYDTFVDYNIDEEAALQAALALSLSEN
- the SNAI3 gene encoding zinc finger protein SNAI3, which encodes MPRSFLVKKPSSTRIPNYGQLDTRAHELDSLCDCGGLLSQRCHQPPAPPAPPCLQDHLLTCFALPLPPDAKAPAVPMGTRSPGTPLKDTQTLNLPLRRRSFSCRHCTRAYASLGALKMHIRTHTLPCLCRLCGKAFSRPWLLQGHIRTHTGEKPFTCPHCSRAFADRSNLRAHLQTHLDIKKYRCRACARTFSRMSLLARHQEGGCCGAS
- the CTU2 gene encoding cytoplasmic tRNA 2-thiolation protein 2, translated to MCEAAGEDGGCGADMASARRRRAPGHSHPRPCVKCGQGSAALVIRLGDAFCRGCFREYFVHKFRAMLGKNRVIFPGEKVLLALSGGPSSSAMLRQVQEGLSRETAKRLRFIPSLIYVDEGAVLGQSPAQREQSLARIETLLQATGFPYHLAHLEQALELPASILRPGPGGSGEPGPSYKEAVEGFIQQQRQEGDRDDGTSPPSLSAPVGDPAASRLPAAARTQELLRLFEAVETSTAREELLQMLRTHLILQTARTRGYAKVMTGESCTRVAIKLLTNLAQGRGAFLAVDTGFMDDRHGDVMVVRPMREYMAKEIAFYNHFFEVPTVITPPLPTKRREKPSIHRLMESFLLGLQEDFPSTISTVYRTGEKLSPAPAKASSESERCLLCLCALDIAGEEELALEPTLIMDEPEPAGDGCCQDAPAVGAESRAAFIPLLCYSCRLTFKELGPLATLPPYVRAEAQRRICSAQMKQQSQEVPLEDEKPGES
- the RNF166 gene encoding E3 ubiquitin-protein ligase RNF166 isoform X1; the encoded protein is MFRSLLVAAAQRPQAPGGPPRPAPPAGPAAEALEAQFSCPICLEVFHRAVGIAGCGHTFCGECLQPCLQVPSPLCPLCRMPFDPKKVEKASSVEKQLSSYKAPCRGCSKKVTLAKMRSHVSSCAKVQEQMANCPKFVPVVPTSQPIPSNIPNRSTFVCPYCGARNLDQQELVKHCMENHRNDPNKVVCPVCSAMPWGDPSYKSANFLQHLLHRHKFSYDTFVDYNIDEEAALQAALALSLSEN